The Manis pentadactyla isolate mManPen7 chromosome 12, mManPen7.hap1, whole genome shotgun sequence genome contains the following window.
CTCCAGGGGCGGGAGCAACAGGGACGGGGCGTCGCCACGCCCCCTGTTAAACCTGGCGCACAGTAAGCGCCCACAGTGACggcaaaaatcaaaataaatagcgcccgcccgcccgcccccaGGTGCTTCCTGTTGAACGAGATcgagaaggaggagaaagagaagctcTGGTACTACTCGCAGCTCCAGGGCCTGTCCAAGCGCCTGGACGAGCTTCCCCACGTGGAGACGGTGAGCGCGCGGGAGGACGGGCGTTTGCGCGTCCGGGACCCGGCGAGCGGGGCGGCGGCAGCCCCGCCCGGGCGCCCCTCACCGCGGCACCCCCCCCGCCCCTCCCAGCAGTTCTCGATGCAGATGGACCTGATCCGGCAGCAGCTGGAGTTCGAGGCCCAGCACATCCGCTCGCTGATGGAGGAGCGCTTCGGCACGTCGGACGAGATGGTGCAGCGCGCGCAGGTGCGGCGCGGGCGGGGcgcgggcggggcgggcgcgccCGAGGGCGAACCGGAGCGCAGAGGTTGCCTGGTCAGCGGCGGGAGACGGGCCCTGGGTGAATCCGACGGGAGAgactgctgtgggcggggcctgGGCCAGGAGGCGAAGCCAGAAGCTGGGGCCGCCTGTGGTTGGAGCCGAAGGGCAGAGCGGGACGCAGAAGGCGGAGTCCCGGAATAATAAGACGGGGCGGGCCAGTGGACGGACCCGAGTCTGAGCAAGCCTCGGGCGTTGACTTGGTCAATGGACTCGACCAGACCAGGGGGTGGGCGGGTCTAGATGGATGGGGTGGGGTCTAAATAGGGGTAGGGGCAAACAAGGAGTAGGTGGGTCTAGATGGGGCCTGGATAGGGGCGGGGCCCACTCGGAGTGGGTTCGCCTAGGAGGGTGGGGCCAAACCACGGGGTGGGCGGAGTCAGCCAGGGAGGcttttgggggtgggtggggccaTATCAGGCAGAGGTGGGAGTCTTGCGGGACAGGGGGTGGGTAGTGGACGTGGCCAATTGGAGTGGGTGGGGTAAGCCCTAGCTTTCAAGTGTTCTGGGTGCAGATCCGCGCCTCGCGCCTGGAGCAGATCGACAAGGAGCTGCTGTCAGCGCAGGACCGGGTGCAGCAGACGGAACCACAGGTACTGGGAGGGGCGGGGCTTGGGCCCTGGGTCTGCTGATGGCTCCGGGCAGTGAGGGGACCGCAGGGCCCTGCCCCGGGTGCAGGACTCGTTCTGCAGACCCCACCCATGTCATCACAGGGGTGTAGCCGGCCTCAGCAGCCTGGTGCCTTGTGGGGTGCTTCCTGGCCGAACTCCTAAAAGCCTGGCATTTCCACAGGCCCTGCTGGCGGTGAAGTCGGTGCCGGTGGAGGAAGACCCCGAGACTGAGGTCCCCACGCACCCTGAGGACGGCGCCCCGCAGCCAGGCAACAGCAAGGTGAGGGGGAGTGCAAGGGGCGTGAGAGCCGGGGCGGGGCAACAAGCTGGGTTAGGGATGTGGGGCTCCTATCTCCCCAGGCCTTGGTAAGGCGTTCCAGGTGTGGGAGGCTGCCCTGGGTTGGGGTGCGTGACGCTGCTGGGACCAGCATACGGTCTGGAGCCTGGTGAGATGGGCGGGGATACCGGTTCTGTGTGTTTGGGGGTGCACTTTAGACTTAGATGTAAGATGCCCCCCTGGAGTACCCATTGAGGCAGATAAGGTGGGCACTTGGCTCTCACGGGCTGGGGGCATCTTGGCAGTGACTGATGCCACCCTCCGTCTGTCTCCCCAGGTGTGTGTGCGGGGGTCTCAGGAGGATGCACGGTGACGGTGGTGGTCCGGGGAGCAGGCGGTCCTCCTGGGCTGGGGTCTCAGGACTCCGCTGTGTCGCGAGAGAGCCGTCAGGCTGGGCCAGGTGAACCGGGCGGGGTCCCCACCCTGACCCCATTCCCTGCCTCTTGCAGGTGGAGGTGGTCTTCTGGTTGCTGTCCATGCTGGCGACGCGCGACCAGGAGGACACTGCGCGCACGCTGCTCGCCATGTCCAGCTCGCCGGAGAGCTGCGTGGCCATGCGCCGCTCGGGATGTCTGCCGCTGCTCTTGCAGATCCTGCACGGCGCGGAGGCGGGCGCTGGGGGTCGCAGCGGGACTCCCGGGGCGCCTGGGGCCAAGGACGCGCGCATGCGCGCCAACGCGGCACTGCACAACATCGTCTTCTCGCAGCCGGACCAGGGCCTGGCGCGCAAGGAGATGCGGGTCCTGCATGTGCTGGAGCAGATCCGCGCCTACTGCGAGACCTGCTGGGACTGGCTGCAGGCGCAGGACGGCAGGCCAGAGGGGGGCGGCGGTGAGTGACAGCCTCATGGGACCTCCCTGCAATGGGCCTGTGGCTTGGGCTCCCCGGTGACGGGGCCACGTCGTTAGGGGAACAGTGGCCACCCGCCTTTGCTGTGCACAGCACTCTGTGCTATGCCCTCACTGACGCCTTTTGGGAACCTCCTCATGACGGATTCTCAGAGATTGTCACCAACAGCCTGGTTGTGCCTGGTGCCGGGTGGATGCTCAGGAAGCAGTCCCTGAGGGTACAGCTGGGTGTGGGTCACTCTGGAACCTGGGTGCACAGTTTGGGATTCCTAGTTTCTGCTGCTGATTGCAAAGTTAATGTGAGACAAAGCATGCCTGAGGCTCGGAGCACCAGGCTTTACCGCAGCTTTGCAGTGCTGGGCGAGGCAGGCACCCTCTTTATTCATCTTAGGTTAAGTAAAGGAGGCCCACTGCCCTGGCAGTGACCCCTTGGGGACAAGCATGGAGTCTGAGAAGCTCTGGGGTCTTAGCAGGCCTGCAGGGTGGAataggcagggagggaggggtggggacaagTCCAGGGAAGACGTTTCCCAGAGAGGGAGGGCCCTGACTCAGTCCCTTGGCTCACAGCCCCGGTCCCCATCGAGCCACAGATCTGCCAAGCCACTTGTGCTGTGATGAAGCTGTCCTTTGACGAGGAATACCGCCGTGCCATGAACGAGCTGGGTGAGTGCCCCCTCGCCTCCCCACGCACACTGCAGCCCCCGATTTGGCCCAAGGCTGCTGGGCCTTGCTCAGTCTAGGGCAGGCTTTCAGCCACAGTGGTCTTGGGGCTCAGAGAACAGGGAAGTGGCCAGGAAGCCAAAAGCAAAGGTAAGAGACCCAACTTAGTAATACCCAGAATTGGAGCTGTTGGgtggtttgggggtgggggattgGGGGGCAGAGTTTTAGGTTTGGGAGCATATAATACATTCTCCTTTTCCATAAACAGTAATGGAAACATGGAAAAAGGAACAATAAGGGCCTAAACTCATCAACATGCTCACTTTATTACAAAGTGGGGTTCTTCGTACCCACCCAGCAGACGGTCGAAACACCCAAAGGTTTTATGGGATCTGGCTTGGCCTGGCTGTGTGGCAAGGGGAGCTGGCAGCCCTGGTGAGGGAGCGTGGTGGTGCGGACACTTCAGGAGAGGGCACACCGTCTGTGTCATTCCTGCCCTCCTGCTTTCCTGGCACCAGCAGGGGATTGATCCTCTGGCTGGATTTACTGAcaagggcaggcaggcaggtagcAGCCCAAATAAAACCTCAGATCCAGAAGCAATGTGTGCCCAACAGTACGGGATGGGTCGGATGCCCTGGCACGTCATACGACCATTCAGGTCCACAGTGTGTCTCTGGGGAGAGCCATGCATGGTGTGCTATACCTGCTTGCGTGTGCCTGAGAATACAGTAAACCCAGGAAGACAGTGCCCTGGGCGTTGGGCTTCTAAGCACATCTGGGGGTGAGACGGAGGAAGGGCTCTGAGGTGAGGGGGCCTCGCGGACAGAGGCTGGAAAGCAGGCGGGCATGTGCAGGGCGCCAGGCAGAGGACCCGGCTCGCCCTGCCTGTCCCCAGCCTTGCCACGCCTTCCCCATCCCTGCAGGCGGGCTGCAGGCCGTGGCAGAGCTGCTGCAGGTTGACTATGAGATGCACAAGATGACCCAGGACCCACTCAACCTTGCTCTGCGCCGATACGCTGGCATGACCCTCACCAACCTCACCTTCGGGGACGTCGCCAACAAGGTCCTGGGGCTGACCTGGGGCGGTGGGGTCAGCAGCACTCCCCTGGCCTGAGCCTCCCTCGACCTCATCTGAGCCTTGAAACAGCCCTGAGGGGTGGGGACAATTGTCCCCAATTTACAATTTATGGGCAGGTGGACGAAGGCCAagagagggctggggaggggtggggcagtGTCTGGATGAGATTGGCCAGGTTGGCACATGCCACCATCTCCGGGGAGAATGGGCCCTCTGGGCCAGGGAGGCTAGTTGTCTTGCGtcagtctgagcctcagtttcctcatctgagcaATGGGGTGACTGCCTCCCTCCCCCGTGGCAGTGAGGATGAGGCCTGGGGCTCAAGCCCTAGTACACAAACAGTGCCCGCTGGCTGAGACAGGGGGCCTGTGGGTGGGAGCGGGCCCCCTGCCGGCAGAGGCATGACTTTCCTCTGTAACAACAGGCCACACTGTGTGCCCACCGGGGCTGCATGGAGGCCATGGTGGCCCAACTGGCTTCTGAGAGCGAGGAGCTCCACCAGGTACCCAGGCGGGGCGGGGCAGGGTGTCCCGCTGCCTGAGGCCCCTGCTGGCGGAGCCCCCCCAGTGGGTGCTGTGGGCGACCCTGGCTGAGGGCGGCATGTGGGGGCACCTTGGGAGCCAGCCCCAGGCCCACCTTGCCTGCCCCGCCCCAGGTGGTGTCCAGCATTTTACGTAACCTGTCCTGGAGGGCCGACATCCACAGCAAgaaggtgctcagggaggtgggcAGCATGGCTGCCCTGATGCAGTGTGTCCTGCGGGCCTCCAAGGTGGGCACAGCCGGGGCGGCGGGGCTGGGGGAGCGGGAACGCCCACggctgtggcaggaaggggtCTCCAGGGCTGTTTGGCACAAGCCATGGGGCAGGGAGACCCTGGCAACAGGTGGGGAGTTCTCCGTCTCAGGGAACAAGACCAGACAACCCACCCCTTGGCAGGTAGCCCAGGCCAGGGCCGCTGACTCTGTGACGGCCagttttttgttccttttcactGTCACTCGGGGACCAAGTGTGTGACTCGGTGATGTTAACAGTAGTCACTTGCGGGGGCCACATGGGTGACCCCACCGCTgacctgccccccccccccgcccaggAGTCCACGCTGAAGAGCGTGCTCAGCGCCCTGTGGAACCTCTCGGCGCACAGCACAGAGAACAAGGCTGCCATCTGCCAGGTGGATGGTGCGCTGGGCTTCCTGGTGAGCACGCTGACCTACAAGTGTCAGAGCAACTCGCTGGCCATCATTGAGAGTGGGGGCGGCATCCTGCGTAATGTGTCCAGCCTCATCGCCACCCGCGAGGACTACAGGTTGGCCCCAACACCCCCTGGTCGCGGTGGGCAGAGGGCACGGGGCAggcgggctggggctggggctgggggctggtccTGCTCTGCTCGGCAAGCCGGCAAACGGCTGTCCCTGACTTGCTCTGCGGGGCCTGAGTTTCTTCCGGTATATCTCAAATATTGTGTGGGATGTGCTTATACtaaattttgaatgaatttattaaaataaagatgTATATTGTTTTTTAAGTAATATTAATAATACATCCTTGTTCTTTATTAATAAGATACTAAACAAAACTAATAACTaatactttattaaaataaaatactttttaatttaagtaaCATTAATAGTAAATAATGCTTCTAATGCATGAAAATACATAACATTTGCTTTTGGTAAAAGCACATCCCAGATGTTGTTTGGAATGTACTTGTGTGAAAGATTTTAAGGTAAATAGAACATTGATTGGTTAAACAAGGCTAGTAATAAACCATTAacacagtgtttttaaaaacaaagtctgTCTTCAGTACAAGTATGCCCCAAACATCACAAGATGTGCTTAAAATGAAATCTACTGGAAGGAAGCTTTAGTTTGAAAAAGTCCTGTTAACTCATCATTAGTATTACTTAGTACAAGTCTTACCTTCATAAAGGACAGCTTTGGCATAGGTGCACCTCTTTCGGTATTTGGGATGTGCTCCTATGAATGTCGAgtcctttttctgtctccttaTTGCTTTGGAGCCACCAGCCCTGCTCCTGGAGTGGGAGGCGGGGGTGCCAGGGCACGGGGCCCACAGCCTGATGCTCCTCCCCCTATCTGCCCACGCCCCAGGCAGGTGCTGCGCGACCATAACTGCCTGCAGACGCTGCTGCAGCACCTGACGTCCCACAGCCTGACCATCGTGAGCAACGCCTGCGGCACTCTCTGGAACCTGTCTGCCCGCAGCACGCGAGACCAGGAGCTGCTCTGGGACCTGGGCGCAGTGGGCATGCTCCGCAACCTGGTGCACTCCCGCCACAAGATGATTGCCATGGGCAGTGCTGCTGCCCTGCGCAACCTGCTGGCCCACCGGCCCACCAAGTACCAGGCGGCAGCCACCGCTGTCTCCCCTGGCGCCTGCGCACCCAGCCTGTATGTGCGGAAGCAGCGCGCGCTGGAGGCCGAGCTGGACACGCGGCACCTGGTCCAGGCGCTTGACCGCCTGGGGAAGCAGGGCCCTCCTGAGGCTGAGGCCGAGTCCGAGGCCGAGGCTGCCTCCAAGAAGCCACTGCCCCCGCTGCGGCTCCTGGACGGGCTGGCACAGGACTATGCCTCGGACTCAGGCTGCTTTGATGATGACGACGCACCCTCCCTGGCCGCCGCAGCTTCTGCTGCCGAGCCTGCCAGCCCAGCCGTGCTGTCCCTCTTCCTGGGCAGCTCCTTCCTGCAGGGGCAGGCGCTGGGCCACACCCCACCCACCCGCCTTGGTGGCCCAGAGGTGGAGAAGGAGCCCAGCGGAGAGGCAGCCGTGGCGGCCAGGGCCAAGGCCAAGCTAGCGCTGGCAGTGGCGCGAATAGACCGGCTGGTGGAGGACATCTCGGCCCTGCACACATCATCCGATGACAGCTTCAGCCTCAGTTCAGGGGACCCAGGGCAGGAGGTGCCGCGGGAGGGCCGTGCTCAGTCCTGCTCGCCCTGCCGGGGGCCCGAGGGTGGGCGGCGGGAGGCGGGCAGCTGTGCCCACCCGCTGCTGCGGCTCAAGGCAGCCCACGCCAGCCTCTCCAACGACAGTCTCAACAGCGGCAGCGCCAGTGACGGGCGCTGCTCCCAGGACCCTACAAGGCCCCGCCCACTGGCTGTGCTTGCCGAGCACCATGAAGGGCCTCTGAGCGGCCAGGCGCGGCCCCACCTGCTTGACCTCAACCTGCCAAGTGTCCAGGCTGATCCGGCGGCCAGAGACGCGGTGGCCAACGCCCACGTGTGCACCATCAAACTGTCACCCAGCTACCAACATGTGCCACTGCTCGAGGGCAATGCCAGGGTGGGCGCAGGGCCACTGGGCCCTGGGACACGGAAGCAGGCCTGGCTGCCTGCAGAGGGCCTGAGCAAGGTTCCCGAGAAGCTGGTGGTGGGGGCGCCACCCCTCTGCATGTCCCACTGCAGCTCCCTGTCCTCCCTGTCCTCGGCTGGCCGCCCGGGCCCCAGTGAAGCTGGGGACCTGGATGACAGTGACACTTCCCTGGAGGGGTTGGAGGAGGCAGGCCCCGGTGAGGCAGAGCTGGATGGGGCCTGGCACAGGCCTGGGGCCGCCTCCCTGCCTGTGGCCATTCCGGCGCCCCGGCGAGGCCGGGGCCTGGGGGTGGAGGACGCCACGCCGTCCAGCTCGTCAGAGAACTGTGTGCAGGAAACCCCGCTGGTGCTGAGCCGCTGCAGCTCGGTGAGCTCCCTGGGCAGCTTCGAGAGCCCCTCCATTGCCAGCTCCATCCCCAGCGAGCCCTGCAGCGGGCTGGGCAGCGGCACAGTGAGCCCCAGCGAGCTGCCCGACAGCCCTGGACAGACCATGCCACCAAGCCGCAGCAAGACACCGCCACTGGCCCCAGTGCCGTCCTGCGAGCATGACACCACGCAGTTCAGTCTGCAGTGGGAGAGCTACGTGAAGCGCTTCCTGGACATCGCCGACTGCCGGGAGCGCTGCCGGCTGCCATCTGAGCTGGATGCAGGCAGCGTGCGCTTCACAGTGGAGAAGCCCGACGAGAACTTCTCGTGTGCCTCAAGCCTCAGCGCGCTGGCCCTGCACGAGCACTACGTGCAGAAGGACGTGGAGCTGCGGCTGCTGCCCCCCACCTGCCTGGTGCGCAGCCAAGGCCCCAGCCAGCATGTGGCCGGGCACCGCCGGTGGGACGAGGCTGGGGGTCGCCCCGAGGGGCTGCCGGCTGCCAACCAGGAGTTGGAGCTGCTGCGTGAGTGCCTGGGTGTGGCCATGCCCACCCGGCTCCGCAAGGTGGCCTCAGCACTGGCGCCCGGCCGTGGCACACTGCCCGTGTACATGCTGGTGCCTGCAGCCCGGGAGGGTGACCCCAGCGCTGACTCGGTTGAGGACATGCCGGTTGACTTCTCCAGCACCACCTCGCTCAGTGACGAGACACTGCAGGGACCGCCCCAGGACGCGCCCAGAGGGCATGCAGACAGGCACAAGCCCACAGGCCACGCCGCCCCTGCCAGGCAGGCCACTGGGCACGGGCAGAGGGCAGGAGGCACAGGCCGGAGCACAGGGCAGGCCCggggggcaggcaggggccaggCAGCGCTGGAACTGCCTCTCCGCCGGTCCCCCAGCACCCGCGTGGACAGGGACAGCGCCTACATGGGCCGGGCACGAGGGGATGGGGCGCTGCAGTCACTGTGCCTCACGACGCCCACAGAGGAGGCCGTGTACTGCTTCTATGACAACGACTCTGAAGAAGAGCCCCCCGAGGCGGTGGTGGCGGCTCCCCGGCGGGTGTCCGGGATCCCCCGTGCAGTGAAGAGGGAGTGCCCAGCCGCGGCCAGCAGGAAGGAGGTGCAGGCCGCACCCAAGGCCGCGCGGCCCACCAGGGCCCAGCCCAGCCTGATCGCCGACGAGATGCCACCGTGCTTTTCCCTCAGCTCCTCAGCCAGCTCTCTCAGCGAGCCCGAGCCCCCCAATTCTGCGGCGGCCCGGCCTCGAGCCCGCGAGCCAGCGGTCCCCAAGGACCTGGGCAGTGGGCATGACAGCTCCCCAGGCCCGCGGGCAAAGGCCGAGCTGCTGCGGCACCGCATCACCTCAGCTGTGCCCAGGCTCCGGCCCCAGGCGTCAGCCCTGCGGCACCGCAAGCTCCCAGCTGCCCAGCCAGACAAAAGGCCCACGGAGGGGCCCCGGGAGCACAGCGACGAGGCTGCAGGCTCAGACCACGCGTCGGACCTGGACAGTGTGGAGTGGCGTGCCATCCAGGAGGGCGCCAACTCCATCGTCACGTGGCTGCACCAGGCGGCAGCAGCCACACGCGAGGCCTCATCCGAGTCGGATTCCATCCCATCCATGTCGGGGCCCTTGGCAGGCTCCCCCCAGCAGCCTGCCCCACTCAGGAAGGGGAGACGGCCAAGGCCAGAGGGCCAGGCAGGCAGCGCCATGCGGCCGGAGAGACGGGGCCCTGTCCTGGCTCAACGTGGCGGCAGCAGCCGGCCCCGCTCTCCCGGTGGCTCTGAGAAACCGCGTAGAGCTCCAAAGACCACGTCTGGAATGCCAGCTGTGCTCCGGGGGCGGACAGTGATCTACATGCCAAGCCCAGCCACCCGGGCTCAGCCCAGAGGCACCCCCAGTCCCCGTGCAGCACCGAGGAAGATGGGACCCCTGAGCCCCCCACAGCCAGCAGCCCCCTCCAAAGTGCCAGGCCCCGGACAGCAGCGGTCCCGAAGCCTACACCGGCCAGGCAAGACCTCAGAGCTCACAGCGCCCAGCCCGCCCCAGAGGAGTGCCACGCCACCCGCCCGCCTCGCCAAGACTCCCTCGTCCAGCTCCTCCCAGACCTCCCCTGCCTCTCAGTCCCTGCCCGGGAGGTCACCCCCTGCCGCCCAGGCTTCAGGGcccctgcctggccctggggctTCTCAGGTGCCCAGGGCCCCTGCGCGGGCCCTGCTGGCCAAGCAGCACAAGACACAGAAGTCGCCGGTTCGGATCCCGTTCATGCAGAGGCCCGCTCAGCGGGGCCCACCAGCCCTGGCCAGGGCAGTCCCGGAGCCAGGCCCCAGGGGCCGGGCAGGGGCTGAGGGGTGTCCAGGCGCCCGGAGAGGCCGCCTGGGCCTGGTGCGCATGGCCTCTGCCCGCTCCAGTGGTAGCGAGTCCTCTGACCGCTCAGGTTTCCGGCGGCAGCTGACCTTTATCAAGGAGTCCCATGGCCTGCTGTGCCGGCGCTCAGAGCTGTCAGTTGTGGAGGCCACGAGCTCCGCCTCCCAGGGTGGGTCGCCCCGCCGAGGCCGGCCCACGCTGCCTGCCGTCTTCCTCTGCTCCTCGCGCTGTGATGAGCTGCGGGCAGACCCCCAGAAGGCCCCAGTCCCCCAGCGGTCCCCCgtgtccagccccagccccagcgaGCGGCTGCCCCGGCGCACCAGCTCTGAGAGCCCGTCCCGCCTGCCTGTCCGCACGCCAGCTGGCCAGCCTGAGACGGTCAAGCGTTATGCCTCCCTGCCTCACATCAGCATGGCCCGCAGGCCCGACGGTGCCACCCCAAGACCTACAGCTGACAGCACCCGCCGAGGCAGCGATGGGGAGGCCCGCCCACTGCCCAGGGTGGCCGCACTGGGCACCACGTGGCGCCGCATCCGGGATGAGGATGTTCCCCACATTCTGCGGAGCACGCTGCCCCCCACTGCCCTGCCACTGATGGGCGCTTCGCCGGAGGGGGTCACTGGAAACTCCCCTCAGCGCAAGACCAGTGATGCTGTAGTCCAGACGGAGGACTTCACGGCCACCAAGACCAATTCCAGCACATCCCCCAGCCTAGAGAGCAGAGAGCCCCCCCAGGCTCCAGCCGGTGGCCACACACCCCTCCTTGGCAGCGATGTGGATGGGCCTGGGCCTGCCAAGGCACCCTCGTCTGCCATGTCTGCCCACGAGGGCCCaggggtggctgctgggggcttCCCCACGAGCCGGCACGGCTCCCCCAGCCGCTCAGCGCGCGTCCCCCCCTTCAACTATG
Protein-coding sequences here:
- the APC2 gene encoding adenomatous polyposis coli protein 2 isoform X1, with amino-acid sequence MGLLGLLSLLHSAFFGDQALQELKMMSSVAPYKQLVRQVEALKAENNHLRRELRDNSSHLSKLETETSGMKEVLKRLQSKLEQEARVLGSSGQTEVLEQLKALQMDIASLYNLKFQPPALEPEPAARTPEESPVHSSGPSKDSFGELSRATIRLLEELDRERCFLLNEIEKEEKEKLWYYSQLQGLSKRLDELPHVETQFSMQMDLIRQQLEFEAQHIRSLMEERFGTSDEMVQRAQIRASRLEQIDKELLSAQDRVQQTEPQALLAVKSVPVEEDPETEVPTHPEDGAPQPGNSKVEVVFWLLSMLATRDQEDTARTLLAMSSSPESCVAMRRSGCLPLLLQILHGAEAGAGGRSGTPGAPGAKDARMRANAALHNIVFSQPDQGLARKEMRVLHVLEQIRAYCETCWDWLQAQDGRPEGGGAPVPIEPQICQATCAVMKLSFDEEYRRAMNELGGLQAVAELLQVDYEMHKMTQDPLNLALRRYAGMTLTNLTFGDVANKATLCAHRGCMEAMVAQLASESEELHQVVSSILRNLSWRADIHSKKVLREVGSMAALMQCVLRASKESTLKSVLSALWNLSAHSTENKAAICQVDGALGFLVSTLTYKCQSNSLAIIESGGGILRNVSSLIATREDYRQVLRDHNCLQTLLQHLTSHSLTIVSNACGTLWNLSARSTRDQELLWDLGAVGMLRNLVHSRHKMIAMGSAAALRNLLAHRPTKYQAAATAVSPGACAPSLYVRKQRALEAELDTRHLVQALDRLGKQGPPEAEAESEAEAASKKPLPPLRLLDGLAQDYASDSGCFDDDDAPSLAAAASAAEPASPAVLSLFLGSSFLQGQALGHTPPTRLGGPEVEKEPSGEAAVAARAKAKLALAVARIDRLVEDISALHTSSDDSFSLSSGDPGQEVPREGRAQSCSPCRGPEGGRREAGSCAHPLLRLKAAHASLSNDSLNSGSASDGRCSQDPTRPRPLAVLAEHHEGPLSGQARPHLLDLNLPSVQADPAARDAVANAHVCTIKLSPSYQHVPLLEGNARVGAGPLGPGTRKQAWLPAEGLSKVPEKLVVGAPPLCMSHCSSLSSLSSAGRPGPSEAGDLDDSDTSLEGLEEAGPGEAELDGAWHRPGAASLPVAIPAPRRGRGLGVEDATPSSSSENCVQETPLVLSRCSSVSSLGSFESPSIASSIPSEPCSGLGSGTVSPSELPDSPGQTMPPSRSKTPPLAPVPSCEHDTTQFSLQWESYVKRFLDIADCRERCRLPSELDAGSVRFTVEKPDENFSCASSLSALALHEHYVQKDVELRLLPPTCLVRSQGPSQHVAGHRRWDEAGGRPEGLPAANQELELLRECLGVAMPTRLRKVASALAPGRGTLPVYMLVPAAREGDPSADSVEDMPVDFSSTTSLSDETLQGPPQDAPRGHADRHKPTGHAAPARQATGHGQRAGGTGRSTGQARGAGRGQAALELPLRRSPSTRVDRDSAYMGRARGDGALQSLCLTTPTEEAVYCFYDNDSEEEPPEAVVAAPRRVSGIPRAVKRECPAAASRKEVQAAPKAARPTRAQPSLIADEMPPCFSLSSSASSLSEPEPPNSAAARPRAREPAVPKDLGSGHDSSPGPRAKAELLRHRITSAVPRLRPQASALRHRKLPAAQPDKRPTEGPREHSDEAAGSDHASDLDSVEWRAIQEGANSIVTWLHQAAAATREASSESDSIPSMSGPLAGSPQQPAPLRKGRRPRPEGQAGSAMRPERRGPVLAQRGGSSRPRSPGGSEKPRRAPKTTSGMPAVLRGRTVIYMPSPATRAQPRGTPSPRAAPRKMGPLSPPQPAAPSKVPGPGQQRSRSLHRPGKTSELTAPSPPQRSATPPARLAKTPSSSSSQTSPASQSLPGRSPPAAQASGPLPGPGASQVPRAPARALLAKQHKTQKSPVRIPFMQRPAQRGPPALARAVPEPGPRGRAGAEGCPGARRGRLGLVRMASARSSGSESSDRSGFRRQLTFIKESHGLLCRRSELSVVEATSSASQGGSPRRGRPTLPAVFLCSSRCDELRADPQKAPVPQRSPVSSPSPSERLPRRTSSESPSRLPVRTPAGQPETVKRYASLPHISMARRPDGATPRPTADSTRRGSDGEARPLPRVAALGTTWRRIRDEDVPHILRSTLPPTALPLMGASPEGVTGNSPQRKTSDAVVQTEDFTATKTNSSTSPSLESREPPQAPAGGHTPLLGSDVDGPGPAKAPSSAMSAHEGPGVAAGGFPTSRHGSPSRSARVPPFNYVPSPMVAAATASAMEKATAPTPASLLE
- the APC2 gene encoding adenomatous polyposis coli protein 2 isoform X2 — protein: MGLLGLLSLLHSAFFGDQALQELKMMSSVAPYKQLVRQVEALKAENNHLRRELRDNSSHLSKLETETSGMKEVLKRLQSKLEQEARVLGSSGQTEVLEQLKALQMDIASLYNLKFQPPALEPEPAARTPEESPVHSSGPSKDSFGELSRATIRLLEELDRERCFLLNEIEKEEKEKLWYYSQLQGLSKRLDELPHVETFSMQMDLIRQQLEFEAQHIRSLMEERFGTSDEMVQRAQIRASRLEQIDKELLSAQDRVQQTEPQALLAVKSVPVEEDPETEVPTHPEDGAPQPGNSKVEVVFWLLSMLATRDQEDTARTLLAMSSSPESCVAMRRSGCLPLLLQILHGAEAGAGGRSGTPGAPGAKDARMRANAALHNIVFSQPDQGLARKEMRVLHVLEQIRAYCETCWDWLQAQDGRPEGGGAPVPIEPQICQATCAVMKLSFDEEYRRAMNELGGLQAVAELLQVDYEMHKMTQDPLNLALRRYAGMTLTNLTFGDVANKATLCAHRGCMEAMVAQLASESEELHQVVSSILRNLSWRADIHSKKVLREVGSMAALMQCVLRASKESTLKSVLSALWNLSAHSTENKAAICQVDGALGFLVSTLTYKCQSNSLAIIESGGGILRNVSSLIATREDYRQVLRDHNCLQTLLQHLTSHSLTIVSNACGTLWNLSARSTRDQELLWDLGAVGMLRNLVHSRHKMIAMGSAAALRNLLAHRPTKYQAAATAVSPGACAPSLYVRKQRALEAELDTRHLVQALDRLGKQGPPEAEAESEAEAASKKPLPPLRLLDGLAQDYASDSGCFDDDDAPSLAAAASAAEPASPAVLSLFLGSSFLQGQALGHTPPTRLGGPEVEKEPSGEAAVAARAKAKLALAVARIDRLVEDISALHTSSDDSFSLSSGDPGQEVPREGRAQSCSPCRGPEGGRREAGSCAHPLLRLKAAHASLSNDSLNSGSASDGRCSQDPTRPRPLAVLAEHHEGPLSGQARPHLLDLNLPSVQADPAARDAVANAHVCTIKLSPSYQHVPLLEGNARVGAGPLGPGTRKQAWLPAEGLSKVPEKLVVGAPPLCMSHCSSLSSLSSAGRPGPSEAGDLDDSDTSLEGLEEAGPGEAELDGAWHRPGAASLPVAIPAPRRGRGLGVEDATPSSSSENCVQETPLVLSRCSSVSSLGSFESPSIASSIPSEPCSGLGSGTVSPSELPDSPGQTMPPSRSKTPPLAPVPSCEHDTTQFSLQWESYVKRFLDIADCRERCRLPSELDAGSVRFTVEKPDENFSCASSLSALALHEHYVQKDVELRLLPPTCLVRSQGPSQHVAGHRRWDEAGGRPEGLPAANQELELLRECLGVAMPTRLRKVASALAPGRGTLPVYMLVPAAREGDPSADSVEDMPVDFSSTTSLSDETLQGPPQDAPRGHADRHKPTGHAAPARQATGHGQRAGGTGRSTGQARGAGRGQAALELPLRRSPSTRVDRDSAYMGRARGDGALQSLCLTTPTEEAVYCFYDNDSEEEPPEAVVAAPRRVSGIPRAVKRECPAAASRKEVQAAPKAARPTRAQPSLIADEMPPCFSLSSSASSLSEPEPPNSAAARPRAREPAVPKDLGSGHDSSPGPRAKAELLRHRITSAVPRLRPQASALRHRKLPAAQPDKRPTEGPREHSDEAAGSDHASDLDSVEWRAIQEGANSIVTWLHQAAAATREASSESDSIPSMSGPLAGSPQQPAPLRKGRRPRPEGQAGSAMRPERRGPVLAQRGGSSRPRSPGGSEKPRRAPKTTSGMPAVLRGRTVIYMPSPATRAQPRGTPSPRAAPRKMGPLSPPQPAAPSKVPGPGQQRSRSLHRPGKTSELTAPSPPQRSATPPARLAKTPSSSSSQTSPASQSLPGRSPPAAQASGPLPGPGASQVPRAPARALLAKQHKTQKSPVRIPFMQRPAQRGPPALARAVPEPGPRGRAGAEGCPGARRGRLGLVRMASARSSGSESSDRSGFRRQLTFIKESHGLLCRRSELSVVEATSSASQGGSPRRGRPTLPAVFLCSSRCDELRADPQKAPVPQRSPVSSPSPSERLPRRTSSESPSRLPVRTPAGQPETVKRYASLPHISMARRPDGATPRPTADSTRRGSDGEARPLPRVAALGTTWRRIRDEDVPHILRSTLPPTALPLMGASPEGVTGNSPQRKTSDAVVQTEDFTATKTNSSTSPSLESREPPQAPAGGHTPLLGSDVDGPGPAKAPSSAMSAHEGPGVAAGGFPTSRHGSPSRSARVPPFNYVPSPMVAAATASAMEKATAPTPASLLE